The Nocardia sp. XZ_19_385 genome window below encodes:
- a CDS encoding restriction endonuclease gives MAGLYSCGRGSFYGDGCEVIGRDERIHHGFRVDLILLHDDEIWVVEVRNLLGSLSANAVMRLADVLERVDANRRIKVSFGPVTRSARAAITERGGIEVIDGEQLEGMLETYLPGWPDNLSN, from the coding sequence GTGGCGGGACTCTATTCATGTGGTCGAGGCTCTTTTTACGGCGATGGTTGTGAAGTTATAGGCCGGGACGAGAGGATTCATCACGGCTTTCGAGTCGATCTAATCCTCCTGCACGACGACGAAATCTGGGTCGTAGAGGTAAGAAATCTCCTGGGGTCGCTTAGTGCAAATGCTGTCATGCGGTTGGCGGACGTACTGGAGCGGGTAGATGCAAACAGGAGGATCAAAGTGTCGTTCGGGCCTGTGACCAGGTCGGCACGCGCCGCTATTACTGAACGTGGCGGGATCGAGGTCATCGACGGGGAGCAGCTTGAGGGGATGCTCGAAACGTATCTTCCAGGCTGGCCAGACAATCTTAGTAACTAG
- a CDS encoding RNA polymerase sigma factor, with translation MTDIPDDRLTKARRRCDAIFRSHSRAVFKIARRSLDHEGASDVVQEVFTAVWVQYERDFDKVSDESLIRIVMTIATRRAADHVRKLGHGFLPMNEYTSDQILIFMSHGITDPLDKVLNQQDYEHFCEVLLNELTDREYQAVMMTHVLGFDDREIGELMGVSEGTVRSHRSRARVKVHYIVQRGGHLHSDSARRHEQSSHRRKGSGGESTA, from the coding sequence ATGACTGACATCCCCGACGACAGGCTGACCAAGGCGCGGCGAAGGTGCGACGCGATCTTCCGCAGCCATTCGCGAGCGGTTTTCAAGATCGCCCGAAGGTCGCTCGACCATGAAGGCGCGAGCGACGTTGTGCAAGAAGTTTTCACCGCAGTGTGGGTTCAATACGAGCGTGACTTCGACAAGGTATCCGACGAGTCTCTCATTCGAATAGTGATGACCATTGCAACCCGAAGAGCTGCCGACCACGTACGCAAATTAGGCCACGGCTTCCTCCCGATGAATGAGTATACTTCCGATCAAATTCTTATCTTCATGTCTCACGGGATAACCGACCCGCTCGATAAAGTATTGAATCAGCAAGATTACGAACATTTCTGCGAGGTTCTTCTAAATGAATTGACGGATCGCGAATATCAGGCCGTGATGATGACCCACGTGCTCGGATTTGACGATAGGGAGATAGGCGAGCTGATGGGAGTCTCGGAAGGCACAGTACGGTCGCATAGGTCCAGAGCTCGAGTGAAAGTACACTACATCGTCCAGCGTGGCGGTCATCTTCATTCAGATTCCGCGAGACGGCACGAGCAGTCCTCGCATCGGAGGAAGGGTAGCGGAGGTGAATCCACAGCATGA
- a CDS encoding helix-turn-helix domain-containing protein: MNQTPRSSPGDRPKPPKRLKTWPPKQIPDFGIWLWHLRSNYRDITQEDLARRARISSSLVRKIESNNHLPEHRIVDKIVQALGLDEPQARYLLELWNPAIELAPPVYLHSRLTAASGLELLDYHEQRGVRAMFHNYLWDILAANPSTLRLLPGLAESDHNFILWFFSPEGRRAVLDWKHEAPPVAAAALAMLARHRDSARAQQLFDQLRRIPDFNRLVAATTTVAYGWRPDELIHRLDPVTSEPISMSVQTSDHFGTTDVFLTCCFERQYSGPPVRR, from the coding sequence ATGAACCAAACTCCACGCAGTAGTCCCGGCGACCGACCCAAGCCGCCAAAACGCCTCAAAACCTGGCCACCGAAGCAGATCCCCGACTTCGGCATATGGTTATGGCACCTGCGCAGCAACTACCGAGACATCACCCAGGAAGACCTCGCACGGCGCGCTCGCATCAGCTCGTCGCTGGTCCGCAAGATCGAGTCCAACAACCATTTGCCGGAACACCGCATCGTCGACAAGATCGTGCAGGCTCTTGGACTCGATGAGCCACAGGCGCGGTATCTGCTTGAGTTGTGGAATCCCGCAATCGAACTCGCCCCACCTGTATATCTCCACAGCCGTCTCACCGCAGCCAGCGGACTAGAACTCTTGGACTATCACGAGCAGCGCGGTGTGCGCGCGATGTTCCACAACTACCTCTGGGACATCTTGGCAGCCAACCCCTCAACCCTACGGCTGCTCCCCGGTCTCGCCGAGTCAGATCACAATTTCATACTGTGGTTCTTCAGTCCCGAGGGGCGGCGGGCAGTCCTCGACTGGAAGCACGAAGCACCCCCAGTCGCTGCCGCCGCTCTCGCTATGCTGGCACGCCACCGCGATTCTGCCCGCGCCCAGCAACTCTTCGACCAACTGCGCCGCATCCCTGACTTCAACCGTCTGGTCGCCGCGACGACCACGGTCGCCTACGGATGGCGACCAGACGAGCTGATCCATCGCCTGGATCCGGTTACCAGCGAACCGATCTCGATGAGCGTCCAGACCAGCGACCACTTTGGAACCACTGACGTTTTCCTGACCTGCTGTTTCGAACGACAGTATTCGGGACCGCCTGTTCGACGGTGA
- a CDS encoding cytochrome P450 has protein sequence MNAPCPFDTAYLTNPHPVHVALRESGAVHRIALPDGAEVWLLTRETDIRQALTDPRLSVDRQHSRGGYTGFNLPPALDANLLNRDGSTHRRLRRHAARAFTPRRVEGLRASIQAETDRLLSLIADQDEVDLIETFAVPLPLTVIGDLLGIPEDFRERFRAGTNALVMPDPTRPQRIVDAITQIEEFLQELVIDKRSNPTDDFLSDLVAQAHTDDSIDDVQLVSLAFLIFWAGYENPVNLIGKAVLALLEHPHQLTLVRRGPALSDAAIEELLRFAHGSQYAIRRFATEALTIGGVEIPAGDTVMLGLASANRDPRFTAAPDDLDLTRRNGDTHLAFGHGPHYCLGAPLARLEIRVAIESLLTRFPHIQLTVPVRDLRWRPSFREHGLISLPVSTTGSGPAPARKGAKR, from the coding sequence GTGAACGCCCCCTGTCCTTTCGATACGGCCTACCTCACGAACCCGCATCCTGTGCACGTCGCACTGCGAGAAAGTGGTGCGGTACACCGCATCGCACTGCCCGATGGTGCCGAGGTGTGGCTCCTCACCCGCGAAACAGATATACGACAAGCGCTGACCGACCCTCGCCTCTCGGTCGACCGCCAACACAGCCGCGGCGGCTACACGGGCTTCAATCTCCCACCAGCACTGGATGCGAACCTGCTCAACCGGGACGGCAGTACCCACCGGCGCCTGCGTCGGCATGCCGCGCGGGCTTTCACGCCTCGTCGCGTCGAAGGACTGCGGGCGAGTATTCAGGCCGAGACCGATCGCCTCCTCTCCCTGATTGCTGATCAGGATGAGGTGGACCTGATCGAGACCTTCGCGGTCCCACTGCCGCTCACGGTGATCGGTGATCTTCTCGGCATTCCAGAAGACTTTCGAGAGCGGTTCCGGGCAGGGACCAACGCTCTGGTCATGCCCGACCCGACCCGGCCTCAGCGGATCGTCGACGCGATCACCCAGATCGAAGAGTTCTTGCAGGAGCTGGTGATTGACAAACGCTCCAACCCAACCGATGACTTCCTGTCCGACCTAGTCGCGCAAGCGCACACTGATGACAGCATCGACGACGTCCAACTGGTCTCCCTCGCATTCCTGATCTTCTGGGCCGGCTACGAGAACCCGGTCAACCTCATCGGCAAAGCCGTGTTGGCGCTGCTCGAACATCCCCATCAGCTGACTTTGGTGCGCCGCGGCCCGGCGCTGAGTGATGCTGCGATCGAGGAGCTGCTTCGATTCGCCCACGGAAGCCAGTATGCGATCAGGCGTTTCGCAACCGAGGCCTTGACCATCGGCGGTGTCGAGATCCCTGCCGGCGACACGGTCATGCTCGGACTCGCCTCAGCCAACCGCGACCCCCGGTTTACCGCCGCCCCAGACGACCTCGACCTCACTCGTCGTAACGGCGACACGCACCTCGCATTCGGCCACGGGCCGCATTACTGCCTCGGCGCTCCCCTCGCTCGTCTCGAGATACGCGTCGCGATCGAGAGCCTTCTCACACGCTTCCCTCACATTCAGCTGACCGTTCCAGTGCGTGATCTTCGCTGGCGCCCATCGTTTCGCGAGCACGGATTGATAAGCCTTCCAGTAAGCACAACAGGCAGCGGTCCAGCTCCAGCTCGCAAGGGCGCAAAGAGGTGA
- a CDS encoding MAB_1171c family putative transporter → MNYVLYPACVLIAFLALLLRLPALIRKPEPGLVALCLYFVSLMFTFGLSIPPVFVAVSKGLGVPNLAGMLTQCCALAAGVVQQLVVLAWSSPWEEAKRRIRRRLAFSALVIVAMSVLFALSVPQMTTRPHTFAVDSAQIPTYQAYLVLYLSCYALTLVETGRLCWRYSGEVEPGSLRRGLRVAAIGSAFGLMYVGARAADIIAPHLGGTGHPWEPLARIGAAGAAILMMLGWSLPTWAPPLSGAWAQVGRYRSYLRLGPLWRAVVDVLPGIALASPDSSGPARWSPRQLDFRLYRRMVEIRDARIQLQRFYSPTVATAARTHAHSEGLSLLEVEAVVEAANLAAAIEKKRADEAPLPVVDSEFDQPEQTGESLHEEQQWLLLVADAFARSPVVADVLASLRRAPSSSEVAL, encoded by the coding sequence GTGAATTACGTACTGTACCCGGCGTGTGTCCTGATCGCCTTCCTCGCCCTACTTCTCCGATTGCCTGCGCTGATCCGCAAACCGGAACCCGGCCTTGTTGCGCTATGCCTCTACTTCGTCAGCCTGATGTTCACTTTCGGGCTCTCAATTCCACCCGTTTTCGTCGCGGTCAGCAAGGGGTTAGGCGTCCCGAACTTGGCGGGGATGCTGACCCAATGTTGCGCCTTGGCAGCGGGTGTGGTGCAACAGCTGGTAGTTCTGGCTTGGTCGAGTCCATGGGAAGAGGCCAAGCGTCGGATACGCCGGCGGCTAGCGTTTTCTGCCCTCGTCATTGTCGCGATGTCGGTATTGTTTGCTCTGTCGGTCCCCCAGATGACCACCAGACCGCACACCTTCGCCGTAGATTCCGCACAAATCCCCACCTACCAGGCCTATCTGGTGTTGTACCTGAGCTGCTACGCCCTCACCCTCGTCGAAACCGGGCGGCTGTGCTGGCGCTACTCCGGTGAAGTAGAGCCAGGGTCACTACGCCGGGGCCTGCGCGTGGCAGCCATCGGCAGCGCCTTCGGCCTGATGTACGTGGGCGCGCGTGCGGCCGACATCATCGCGCCCCATCTCGGCGGCACCGGCCACCCGTGGGAACCGCTTGCCCGCATCGGCGCGGCGGGCGCTGCCATCCTGATGATGCTGGGCTGGTCCCTGCCCACGTGGGCTCCTCCCCTCTCCGGGGCATGGGCACAAGTGGGACGCTACCGCAGCTACCTGCGCCTGGGCCCGTTGTGGCGCGCCGTAGTCGATGTCCTGCCGGGGATCGCCCTGGCCTCCCCTGACAGCAGCGGACCCGCCAGATGGTCGCCTCGGCAGCTGGACTTCCGCCTTTATCGACGAATGGTCGAGATCCGCGATGCACGAATTCAGTTGCAGCGCTTCTACTCTCCGACCGTCGCCACAGCGGCACGGACCCATGCCCACAGTGAGGGCCTGAGCCTGCTCGAGGTCGAAGCGGTCGTCGAGGCGGCGAACCTCGCGGCGGCGATCGAGAAGAAGCGCGCCGACGAGGCGCCCCTGCCCGTGGTAGACAGCGAATTCGATCAGCCTGAACAGACCGGCGAATCTCTGCACGAAGAACAGCAGTGGCTGCTCTTGGTCGCCGACGCATTCGCGCGCTCTCCTGTCGTCGCCGACGTGCTTGCCTCCCTACGCCGCGCCCCATCGAGTTCGGAGGTTGCCTTGTGA
- a CDS encoding ImmA/IrrE family metallo-endopeptidase yields the protein MGFDLRRPFWGRSPSDELSRMSQRCGALIEEIDTPVDLESLLARVSTKCQRPIIPIGTVMPPEGPTGLLMRTPDEIVIFFSTNTSKLHQNHTVLHEIGHLIFEHRGITDLDLVRSRLMFPDIDPSVVISMLQRTAYSDEQEAEAELFASVMGMALHEWRPTQAEWIVPDNIAPVVERIQKVLGSPY from the coding sequence ATGGGTTTCGACCTTCGCCGGCCGTTCTGGGGTCGCTCGCCAAGCGACGAGTTGTCGAGAATGAGTCAGCGGTGCGGCGCACTCATCGAGGAGATCGACACCCCGGTCGATCTCGAGTCGCTGCTCGCGCGGGTCAGCACGAAGTGTCAGCGACCGATAATCCCCATCGGGACGGTGATGCCACCCGAGGGCCCCACGGGCCTTCTGATGCGTACGCCGGACGAGATCGTGATCTTCTTCTCAACGAATACCTCGAAGCTGCATCAGAACCACACGGTCCTGCACGAGATCGGCCATCTCATCTTCGAACACCGCGGGATCACGGACTTGGATCTCGTGCGATCTCGACTCATGTTTCCAGATATCGATCCCTCCGTCGTCATCAGCATGCTTCAGCGGACCGCCTACTCCGATGAACAGGAGGCAGAAGCCGAACTGTTCGCATCAGTGATGGGCATGGCCCTTCACGAGTGGCGGCCGACACAAGCGGAGTGGATAGTGCCCGACAATATCGCCCCCGTCGTGGAGCGAATACAGAAGGTTTTGGGCTCGCCCTACTAA
- a CDS encoding helix-turn-helix transcriptional regulator, with amino-acid sequence MAEDATGTGRFLAERVDYLFRNVHPRGRGPWSHPEVHRETGISIGALSELRTGKKSNPTRDTLQKLAGFFGVNPEYFFDTPRSGQIHQQLEQLQSLQALADTMQAAGAEDVLARISELSPTSIQLLNGMIARLHGLERGEQP; translated from the coding sequence GTGGCAGAGGACGCCACAGGAACAGGCCGATTCCTGGCTGAGCGTGTGGACTATCTGTTCCGCAATGTTCATCCGCGTGGCCGCGGACCGTGGTCGCATCCAGAAGTCCATCGCGAGACCGGAATCTCAATCGGGGCGCTGTCGGAACTGCGCACCGGCAAGAAGAGCAACCCGACGCGGGACACTCTGCAGAAGCTCGCCGGGTTCTTCGGTGTCAATCCCGAGTATTTCTTCGACACGCCGCGCAGCGGACAGATTCACCAGCAACTGGAGCAGCTGCAGAGTCTCCAAGCGTTGGCCGACACCATGCAGGCTGCCGGCGCCGAAGATGTCCTGGCCCGCATCTCCGAATTATCGCCAACGAGCATTCAATTGCTGAACGGGATGATCGCACGCCTGCACGGGCTCGAACGAGGCGAGCAACCGTAA